From bacterium, one genomic window encodes:
- a CDS encoding glycosyltransferase family 2 protein: MSDTKTISVVIPVYNNASSLEILHERLRSVITSYNASFLHEFIFVNDGSTDNSLEVLKKIRASDDRVVVIDFSRNFGQLAGILAGWQAASGDAVINMSADLQDPPEQVAKMLERWENGNEIIICYRQTREDKFTTVLTSRIAYSLFRISVPSFPPGGFDFALLDRKAMDAVNSIKERNRFFQADILWVGFNICYLPYNREKRKHGKSAYTFSRRLGGFVAAFVTISHFPIRLISFLGLLTAFFGFLYSLGIVYAYFHDNTPFTGWAPIMMLILIIGGILMIMLGIIGEYIWRIYEEVRNRPNFIIRDKF; the protein is encoded by the coding sequence GTGTCCGATACAAAAACCATCTCGGTTGTAATTCCCGTTTATAACAATGCATCCTCTCTGGAGATTTTGCACGAGAGGCTTCGATCGGTGATTACTTCGTACAACGCTTCCTTCCTTCACGAATTTATTTTTGTTAACGACGGCTCGACCGACAACTCGCTCGAAGTGCTCAAGAAGATCAGAGCCAGTGACGATCGTGTGGTTGTCATCGACTTTTCGAGGAATTTCGGACAACTGGCCGGGATACTTGCGGGCTGGCAGGCTGCGTCCGGCGATGCGGTCATTAACATGTCGGCCGACTTGCAGGATCCTCCCGAACAAGTCGCTAAAATGCTGGAACGTTGGGAAAACGGCAATGAGATCATTATCTGTTATCGCCAGACTCGGGAGGATAAGTTCACTACCGTTCTGACATCAAGAATCGCATACAGCTTATTCCGAATTTCAGTCCCGAGCTTTCCACCTGGCGGCTTTGATTTTGCTCTTCTCGATAGAAAGGCGATGGACGCAGTGAATTCGATAAAAGAACGGAACAGGTTCTTTCAGGCTGATATCCTCTGGGTAGGTTTTAACATCTGCTACCTGCCTTATAATAGGGAGAAAAGAAAACATGGAAAATCAGCATACACATTTTCCAGACGATTGGGTGGTTTCGTCGCCGCTTTTGTGACGATAAGCCACTTTCCGATTCGTTTGATTTCCTTCCTCGGCCTTCTCACCGCTTTTTTTGGATTTTTGTATTCGCTCGGTATTGTTTATGCATACTTTCATGACAACACGCCCTTCACCGGTTGGGCGCCTATCATGATGCTTATATTGATCATTGGCGGGATATTAATGATCATGCTTGGGATCATCGGTGAATACATTTGGCGCATCTACGAAGAAGTTCGGAACCGGCCGAACTTCATTATCAGAGACAAGTTCTAG
- a CDS encoding aminotransferase class I/II-fold pyridoxal phosphate-dependent enzyme, with product MKKATEDLALFGGTPAFKEPLHVGRPNIGDRQRLSERINDLLDRRWLSNDGPMVDEFERNICRFTGVKHCIAMCNGTIALEIAIRALGLKGEVIVPSFTFIATAHALQWQEITPVFCDIDPSTHTLDPDKIEKMITPRTTGIIGAHIWGRPCNVDRLSAIASENNLKLLFDAAHAFGCSHKGRMVGNFGDAEVFSFHATKFLNTFEGGAVVTNDGQLAEKISLMKNFGFAGYDNVIYIGTNGKMTEIAAAMGLTGLECLDEFIAVNRLNYECYERSLKKIPGVRLFEYDENEKCNYQYVVLEIEEALAGISRDQLVQILFAENVLARRYFYPGCHKLEPYRSYSPHAGLLLPQTEQLVQRVMSLPTGTALGLEQISEICRIIQFVVENAHQIRATLAKDFG from the coding sequence ATGAAGAAAGCAACCGAAGATCTCGCTTTGTTTGGTGGCACTCCAGCGTTCAAAGAGCCGCTCCACGTTGGACGTCCCAACATCGGCGATCGCCAGCGCCTGTCTGAGCGGATTAACGATCTACTGGACAGACGATGGCTATCGAATGATGGACCCATGGTGGACGAGTTTGAACGAAACATTTGCAGATTCACCGGAGTAAAGCACTGCATTGCCATGTGCAATGGTACTATCGCGCTGGAGATTGCAATACGCGCACTCGGTTTGAAAGGAGAAGTAATCGTTCCATCATTCACCTTTATTGCGACAGCACACGCTTTGCAATGGCAGGAGATCACACCCGTTTTCTGTGATATAGATCCCAGCACGCACACTCTCGATCCTGATAAAATTGAGAAGATGATCACACCGCGTACCACTGGCATTATTGGAGCTCATATCTGGGGGAGGCCTTGCAATGTTGACCGATTGTCCGCGATTGCCAGTGAAAACAATCTCAAGCTTCTTTTCGACGCAGCTCATGCTTTCGGCTGTTCACATAAAGGGCGGATGGTAGGAAATTTTGGAGATGCTGAAGTGTTCAGTTTCCACGCTACAAAGTTCCTGAATACCTTTGAGGGAGGAGCGGTCGTTACAAACGATGGTCAACTGGCGGAAAAGATTTCTTTGATGAAGAACTTTGGTTTTGCAGGATATGACAATGTCATCTACATAGGGACAAATGGAAAAATGACCGAGATTGCGGCCGCGATGGGGCTTACGGGATTGGAATGTTTGGATGAATTCATTGCAGTGAACCGTCTTAATTATGAATGTTATGAACGATCCCTCAAAAAAATTCCTGGGGTTCGCCTCTTCGAATATGACGAGAATGAAAAGTGCAACTATCAATATGTTGTTTTGGAGATCGAGGAAGCTCTTGCCGGAATCAGCCGGGACCAATTGGTCCAGATTCTCTTTGCAGAAAATGTTTTGGCGCGGCGTTACTTCTATCCAGGCTGTCATAAATTGGAGCCTTATCGCTCCTATTCTCCGCACGCGGGGTTGCTGTTGCCGCAAACGGAACAGCTCGTGCAGCGCGTGATGTCGTTGCCCACGGGAACCGCTTTAGGACTTGAACAGATTTCCGAAATCTGCCGCATCATTCAATTCGTTGTTGAGAATGCCCATCAGATTAGAGCAACACTTGCGAAAGATTTCGGCTAG
- a CDS encoding acetyltransferase, with protein MSKVIIFGIQDFASLAHFYLKHDTEHEVMAFSVTKQYLPEAKTFEGLPVVAFDEIENLYPPNEFSFFAPMSHRKMNRLRELIYNQIKSKGYPLISYVSSKATVFEGTPIGENCFILEDNTIQPFTTIGNNVVLWSGNHIGHHSVIKDHVLFTSHVVLSGHCVVESYSFFGVNATIRDGVHIAEGTLVAMSASIFKDTEPWGVYKGTPGQKTDVLSKDLDF; from the coding sequence ATGTCTAAGGTCATCATTTTTGGCATCCAGGATTTTGCCTCACTTGCGCATTTTTATCTGAAACACGACACCGAACACGAGGTCATGGCTTTTAGTGTCACAAAGCAGTATCTTCCCGAGGCGAAAACATTCGAGGGCCTGCCTGTGGTCGCTTTTGACGAAATCGAAAATCTTTATCCACCAAACGAATTCTCATTCTTTGCTCCGATGTCGCATCGAAAAATGAATCGTTTGAGGGAGCTAATCTACAATCAAATAAAGAGCAAGGGATATCCTCTGATCAGCTATGTCAGCTCGAAGGCAACCGTATTTGAAGGCACACCGATCGGTGAGAATTGTTTCATCCTTGAAGACAATACGATTCAGCCTTTTACCACAATCGGGAATAACGTCGTTCTGTGGAGCGGAAATCATATTGGACATCACAGTGTGATAAAAGATCATGTGCTCTTCACGTCTCATGTTGTTCTTTCAGGTCATTGCGTCGTTGAATCTTATTCATTTTTTGGTGTCAACGCGACTATCCGAGACGGAGTTCATATTGCTGAAGGGACACTGGTTGCGATGTCAGCATCAATCTTCAAGGACACCGAACCATGGGGCGTATACAAGGGAACTCCTGGACAGAAAACAGATGTGCTTAGCAAGGATTTGGATTTCTGA
- a CDS encoding class I SAM-dependent methyltransferase, whose amino-acid sequence MEQKKYLSIVSYYESCLEKYGDSYLGVDWPKQEDVDTRYRVMLQVMRPETPNPVKLLDFGCGASHLYEYILRTNASHIIYSGLDVSPKFIELSKRKFPSINYYCLDVLDHTGDFPNFDYVVLNGVFTEKRDLTFDEMLAYFTAVLNTVFQKANYGIAFNVMSKHVDWEREDLFHLPFDTLAAFLSRELSRDFVIRNDYGLYEYTTYVYK is encoded by the coding sequence ATGGAACAAAAGAAGTACCTAAGCATTGTGTCCTACTATGAGTCTTGTTTGGAAAAATACGGCGACTCGTATCTGGGAGTGGATTGGCCGAAGCAAGAAGATGTTGATACCCGCTATAGAGTGATGCTGCAAGTCATGAGACCTGAAACTCCAAATCCTGTTAAACTCCTGGATTTTGGATGCGGCGCATCGCATCTGTACGAATACATCCTTAGAACGAACGCTTCTCATATCATCTACTCCGGATTGGACGTGTCGCCAAAGTTCATCGAATTATCAAAGCGCAAATTCCCTTCTATTAACTACTATTGTCTGGACGTTCTCGATCACACGGGGGACTTCCCGAACTTTGATTACGTAGTTCTGAACGGAGTTTTTACTGAAAAAAGAGATCTGACTTTCGACGAAATGCTGGCTTATTTTACAGCAGTCCTGAACACTGTTTTTCAGAAGGCAAACTATGGCATTGCTTTTAACGTAATGTCAAAACATGTCGATTGGGAAAGGGAAGATCTGTTTCACTTGCCGTTCGACACATTAGCAGCTTTCTTGAGTCGGGAGCTGTCAAGAGATTTTGTGATCAGGAATGACTACGGTCTGTACGAATATACAACTTATGTATACAAATAG
- a CDS encoding GNAT family N-acetyltransferase has translation MSSGTDLKINGNQIAGYLHPLYAQSLFEWGVPRDLPRCKGRILERQIVGFPWHDAMSCYPLFACGDWGKLAADVNALAGELVSLTIVTDPFGEYAVPDLKVCFKDLVIPFKEHFVVDLARSVEILVHPHHHRYARKALGQVDVEICQEPGEWLDDWTSLYGTLIERHGITGITVFSKECFARQFTVPGIVAIRAVHHDATVGMLLWYVHGDVAYYHLGAYSPDGYRLHVSFALFWRAIEYFAAAGLRWLNLGAGAGATNAESDGLTRFKRGWSSGTRTVYLCGRILDHEKYSQIVKAREISTSDYFPAYRKGEFR, from the coding sequence TTGAGCAGCGGCACAGATCTAAAAATCAACGGCAATCAAATTGCAGGTTATCTTCATCCACTGTATGCCCAATCCTTATTTGAATGGGGAGTTCCTCGGGATTTGCCGCGCTGCAAAGGGCGGATTCTGGAACGCCAGATTGTGGGTTTTCCCTGGCATGATGCTATGTCGTGCTACCCCCTTTTTGCTTGTGGTGATTGGGGGAAGCTTGCCGCCGATGTTAATGCTCTTGCCGGCGAACTAGTGAGTTTGACCATTGTGACTGATCCATTTGGAGAATACGCGGTACCTGATCTAAAGGTCTGTTTTAAAGACCTGGTTATACCGTTCAAAGAACACTTTGTAGTTGATCTTGCTCGCTCCGTAGAAATACTGGTACACCCTCACCACCATCGTTACGCGCGCAAAGCGCTCGGTCAAGTAGACGTAGAGATCTGTCAGGAACCGGGAGAATGGCTTGATGATTGGACATCTCTCTATGGAACATTGATTGAAAGACACGGCATCACCGGGATAACGGTTTTTTCGAAAGAATGCTTTGCCAGGCAATTCACTGTTCCGGGCATCGTCGCGATCCGAGCCGTTCATCACGATGCGACTGTGGGGATGTTGTTGTGGTACGTTCATGGTGATGTCGCATACTACCACCTGGGAGCCTACAGCCCGGACGGATACCGGCTGCATGTTTCTTTTGCTTTGTTCTGGCGTGCCATAGAATATTTTGCTGCTGCGGGACTGCGGTGGTTAAATCTGGGTGCGGGCGCGGGAGCCACCAATGCTGAAAGCGATGGCCTGACCCGATTCAAACGCGGCTGGTCTTCAGGCACACGAACCGTCTATCTGTGTGGACGCATTCTTGACCATGAAAAATATTCCCAAATTGTAAAAGCGCGGGAAATTTCGACTTCCGATTATTTTCCGGCATATCGAAAGGGCGAGTTCAGATAA